Genomic window (Tardiphaga sp. vice304):
GTGCGTGGCGACGCGCGGCGCCTTCCAGAACCGGCGGACGCGATCGATTTCCGGCGGGGTAAACCCCATATGCGCGGCGAGCTGGTTGGCAAGGCCGCCGACCTCGCGGCCGCCCATCGCGTTCGGCTGCCCGGTCAGCGAGAACGGGCCCATGCCGATCCGCCCGATCCGCCCCGTCGCCAGATGGCAGTTGAGGATGGCGTTGACCTTGTCGGTGCCCTGCGCCGACTGGTTGACGCCCTGCGAATACAGCGTGACGACGCGCGGCGTATTGCGGAACAGGTGAAAGAAGGCTGCGACATCGGTCTCCGGCAGGCCGGTCGCCAACGCCGTTGCCGCCACGCTGCCGGCGATGTTTCGCGCGCGGGCCAGTGCCGCGTCGAAGCCCATCGTATGTGCGTCGATATAGTCCTGATCGAGGGCGCCGTTGTCCGCGAGGTATGCCAGCAATCCACTGAACAATGCCGTGTCGGTGCCGGGCTTCAGGCCGAGGAACAGGTCGTCGTCGCCCGCCGTACCGGTGCGGCGCGGATCGATCACCACGATGCGGGCGCCGCGCGCCTGCTTATTGGCGAGCATGCGCTGGTACAAGACCGGATGGCACCACGCGGCGTTGGAGCCGGCCAGCACCAGCAGGTCGGCCTCGTCGAGATCTTCATAGCAACCCGGCACGGTGTCGGCGCCGAACGCGCGCTTGTGGCCGGCGACCGACGACGCCATGCAGAGCCGCGAATTGGTATCGACATTGGCGCTGCCGATGAATCCCTTCATCAGCTTGTTGGCGACGTAATAATCCTCGGTCAGCAATTGCCCGGACAGATAGAACGCCACCGAGTCCGGACCGTGTTGCCTGATGATGGCACGAAAGCGATCCGCCGCATGGTCCAGCGCGGTGCCCCACGCCACCTGCTGCATTGCGCCGGATTCACCACGAATCATCGGATGCAGCAGTCGTTCGCTCTGACCTAGCGTCTCGCCGAGCGCGGAGCCCTTCGAGCACAGCCGGCCGAAATTGGCGGGATGCTCGGGATCACCGGCGATCACCGCACCACCGGTCCCGTCGGGCGTGGCCAGCACGCCGCAGCCGACGCCGCAATAGGGACAACTCGTCTTGGTGGCGCGAAGGTTCGGGTCCATCGCCGTCATCACGCGGCCTCGGCGAGCGAGCGGCCGAACATCAGGTTCGTTCTAAGCCGGGCGACATCGGCACCGCTGCGGATCAATTCGAGATACCACAACGCATCGTGGGTATCACCGACGAGCACCGCGCCCGTCAGCCGGCCTTCGGCGATCACCAGCTTCTTGTAGATGCCGTGGCGGATGTCGTTGAGCAGCAATGTCTCGCTGCCTGCGGCCGCCACAAAGTCACCGGCCGAGAACACGCTGACGCCGGACACTTTCAAGTTGGTGGCGAGCACGCTGCCTTCATAGGCAGCGCTGCCGCCTGCGAGATGCTGCGCCAACACTTTGGCCTGTTCATAGGCCGGCGCGACCAGCCCGTAACAAGTGCCGCGATGCTCGGCACATTCGCCGAGCGCAAAGATGTTCTCGGTTCCGGTCGCCATCCGGTCATCGACCACGATGCCGCGATTGACTGGCACGCCGGCCTCTCTCGCCAGCGACGCATTGGGCCGGATGCCCGCCGCGAAGATCACGGCATCGGTCTCAAGCCGGCGACCGTCCGTCAGTTCAACCCCTTGCACGGATCCATCGCCACAGATCCGGGCCGTGTTGGCCTCAAGCAGCACCGTGACGCCCTTGCGCTCCACAAGTGTTCTCAGCAGCGCGGCGGCAGCGGCATCGAGCTGTCGCTCCATCAAACGGTCCATCAAATGGATCAGCGTCACGCTCGCGCCGGCCTTGGCGAGGCCGTATGCCGCCTCCAGCCCGAGCAGCCCGCCACCCACCACCACGACGCGCTTGTTCTGTGCGGCAAGGTCGAGCAGCCCATCGACATCGTGGCTGTCACGAAACGTGTGCACGCCGGCGAGCTCGGCGCCGGGCACCGGCAGCCGCAGCGCCGAGGAGCCGGTGGCAAACACCAGCTTCGAGAACGGCACAGGCTTGCCGGTCGAGGTCCGGACTTCGCGTGCGGTCATGTCGATCGAAACTGCCGTTGCGCCGTATTTCAGCGTGACGCCGCGGTCGCGCCACCATGATGCCGGGCGCAGCTCGATCTCGTCATGGGTCGCCTCGCCGGCCAGCACCGAGGACAGCAGCACGCGGTTATAGGCCAGCCGCGGCTCGTCGCCGATCACCGCGATGGCATAGCGGCCGAGCGCGCATTGTGCGAGCTCGTCGACCAGCTTTGCCGCCGCCATGCCGTTGCCGATGATGACCAGCGCTTCGCTCACGTTTTTTCCTTACTCGGCCGCCTGCGCACCATGCGCCTCGGAAATCATGTAGCCCGACAGCGTGCCGTAGGCGGTCGTCCAGGCGTCTGCGAGTTCGGGGTTCCAGGCCTCGCTGAGACCCTTCTCCAGCGTCCATGGCAAGGCAGATCCGACGATCGGATAGTGCTCGTCCTTGGCGCCGTAGCCGACGTGCCGTTTGGCCAGCGCGCTAGCGGCGGGCAGCACGGTTTCCAGCCGCGACAGCCCGGTCACCACGATGCCGAGCGTCTCCATCAGCTTGCGACGCTGCTCGGCCATATCGGCATCGTGAAACATCGGCTTCACATCAGGCGCGATCTCGAACAGGCGATCGTAGAACAGCACCGCCGCTTGATCGGCGATCGGGACGACTTTGGCGAAGCTCTGCTGTATCAATTCGGTCTGCTGCGGCGTCATGGTGGTCTCCCTCTCTCCACTGTCGTCCCCGCGAAAGCGGGGACCCATACCCTCAGGAAGCAAGAATGAAACGCGGCTCTGTCGCTTTCACCGTCATTGCGAGGAACCTCTTGGCGAGGAAGCGATCCAGCCTTGCCTAGTTTGCGGCTCTCTGGATTGCCGCGCCGCTTCGCTCCTCGCAATGACGGGGAGATGCCATTGCGTGGAGCGCCCCTACGCCGCCTCGACGAATTTGTGGCGCTCGTACAGAAATTCCAGCACGCGCTTGCGGCAGCTCAGATAGACAGGATCGGTCGCGAGCTCGAGCCGCCTG
Coding sequences:
- a CDS encoding NAD(P)/FAD-dependent oxidoreductase, which translates into the protein MSEALVIIGNGMAAAKLVDELAQCALGRYAIAVIGDEPRLAYNRVLLSSVLAGEATHDEIELRPASWWRDRGVTLKYGATAVSIDMTAREVRTSTGKPVPFSKLVFATGSSALRLPVPGAELAGVHTFRDSHDVDGLLDLAAQNKRVVVVGGGLLGLEAAYGLAKAGASVTLIHLMDRLMERQLDAAAAALLRTLVERKGVTVLLEANTARICGDGSVQGVELTDGRRLETDAVIFAAGIRPNASLAREAGVPVNRGIVVDDRMATGTENIFALGECAEHRGTCYGLVAPAYEQAKVLAQHLAGGSAAYEGSVLATNLKVSGVSVFSAGDFVAAAGSETLLLNDIRHGIYKKLVIAEGRLTGAVLVGDTHDALWYLELIRSGADVARLRTNLMFGRSLAEAA
- a CDS encoding globin family protein, which codes for MTPQQTELIQQSFAKVVPIADQAAVLFYDRLFEIAPDVKPMFHDADMAEQRRKLMETLGIVVTGLSRLETVLPAASALAKRHVGYGAKDEHYPIVGSALPWTLEKGLSEAWNPELADAWTTAYGTLSGYMISEAHGAQAAE